One Candidatus Desulfatibia profunda genomic window, TCAAAGACAAAGACGGCGTTCAGATTATGAAAGACTTCATGGCATCAGGGTCTTTTTCCAGAGGCAGGGATCAGATCAATGCCAATGCCGCCATGGTCTTTGTCGGCAATATAAACCAGTCAGTGGATACGCTGGTTAAGACAGGCCATTTGTTTGTGCCTTTCCCCGAAGAAATGATCGATGCCGCCTTTTTTGACCGGATGCATGCATATATACCGGGCTGGGAAATTCCTAAAATGCGGCCTGAATATCTGACCAATCAGTATGGGCTGATCGTGGATTATCTGGCCGAATTTTTTCGCGAAATGCGAAAATACACGTTTTCAGATGCCATTGATAAATATTTCAAACTGGGAAACAACCTCAACCAGCGGGATGTGATTGCTGTACGCAAAACGGTTTCCGGCCTTCTCAAGCTTATCTATCCCCATGGTGAAGTTGATAAGGATGCTGTTAAACGCTGCCTTGTTTATGCCCTGGAAAGTCGTAGGCGGGTCAAGGAACAGCTCAAGAAAATCGGCGGCATGGAATTTTATGACGTACATTTTAGTTATATTGATACAGAAACTTTCGAGGAAAATTTTATAAGTGTCCTTGAACAGGGCGGCGGATCATTGATCCCGGAAGGACAAATGAAACCCGGAACGCTGCATACGATTGGATTAGGCTCAAGCAAACATTTGGGCCTTTATCGAATTGAACTTCAAGTTATTGCCGGCAATGGTAAACTTTCAATTTCCGGTCTCGGTACCAGTTCTCAGGCCAAAGAATCCATCAAGATCGCATTTGACTATTTTAAGGCCAACATTTCCAGAGTAAGTGTTTCGGCTAAAGCCGGTGATCATGATTTCCACCTTCACGCAGTGGAATT contains:
- the brxL gene encoding protease Lon-related BREX system protein BrxL; this translates as KDKDGVQIMKDFMASGSFSRGRDQINANAAMVFVGNINQSVDTLVKTGHLFVPFPEEMIDAAFFDRMHAYIPGWEIPKMRPEYLTNQYGLIVDYLAEFFREMRKYTFSDAIDKYFKLGNNLNQRDVIAVRKTVSGLLKLIYPHGEVDKDAVKRCLVYALESRRRVKEQLKKIGGMEFYDVHFSYIDTETFEENFISVLEQGGGSLIPEGQMKPGTLHTIGLGSSKHLGLYRIELQVIAGNGKLSISGLGTSSQAKESIKIAFDYFKANISRVSVSAKAGDHDFHLHAVELHNTGPSNVFTLPGFVALCSGLLGKALQSQMVVLGNMSLGGSIVPVENLAEILQVAFDSGAKKILIPTSSVGDIPSVPGELFAKFQTSFYADPIDAVFKALGVE